A single Vigna radiata var. radiata cultivar VC1973A chromosome 8, Vradiata_ver6, whole genome shotgun sequence DNA region contains:
- the LOC106771271 gene encoding 50S ribosomal protein L28, chloroplastic, whose translation MTMAMAMASSASCTVSFRNSFGLNKPSDLGFVSSQLSGLRICCPKFPTPPVTASPSFPAPLPIVARRVCPFTGKKSNRANKVSFSNHKTKKLQFVNLQYKRIWWEAGKRFVKLRLSTKALKTIEKNGLDAVAKKAGIDLRKK comes from the exons ATGACAATGGCAATGGCAATGGCGAGTTCTGCTAGCTGTACGGTGTCGTTTAGGAACAGCTTCGGTCTCAACAAACCCT CGGATCTTGGCTTCGTGAGCTCGCAGTTGAGCGGCCTCAGAATCTGCTGCCCCAAATTCCCCACACCGCCCGTCACCGCTTCTCCCTCATTCCCCGCACCTCTCCCCATCGTAGCCA GGAGAGTTTGTCCCTTCACTGGAAAGAAATCAAACAGGGCCAACAAAGTATCATTTTCAAACCATAAGACAAAGAAACTGCAGTTTGTGAACCTTCAGTACAAAAGAATTTGGTGGGAAGCGGGGAAGCGCTTTGTGAAGCTGCGTTTATCAACGAAGGCATTGAAAACCATAGAGAAGAATGGACTTGATGCAGTTGCAAAGAAGGCTGGAATTGATCTCAGGAAGAAATAA